The Sebastes umbrosus isolate fSebUmb1 chromosome 1, fSebUmb1.pri, whole genome shotgun sequence genome includes the window AATGTGAACAGTCAATAAAAAGATGGGATCTAggggaaaaaagtcagaatcGAGCATTAAGCCCTGTAACGTGTAGCCTTAAAGCGGCAGtgggcagaatatttttggcatcattgggcaaaaattccatgataacATCATCaccatattgtaattcaagtgttctgagagataactacacTTCAGCACcccctcatggctctgttttcaggctttagaaaatctagctggtgacggaagactttgtccaatcacagatagtttcagaaagagagcgttcctattggctgttcattcaacggaggcagctgtcaatcactcacaaactctgatcaaacggtcaaaataGGCAGtaggtctgtgaaatcttgcagatgccattaggagcactgacGACACCaacaagtcacgtgactaacgactgacgtgacaaaataagtcaacgttaattttagtttcacacgggacacgagcagcggtctcctgggtgaaagtcttgtgtttttgtttgacccCTCCCACCTGCCCTGAACGGACACCctcacactattaatactacgtcacttgctccgacagCTGAATAACACCGCGGCTGGGTTAACATTgtagttagttgaaagcccggttcgtcacatatagttaaagggtgcctccgtgcgtcgcgGTCCGATGCCGAGAGacgctgaccaaacggcggttgacgagttgggagtgagaacgggttgcagAGAGAGGTCCGGGAcgtgcttagcttagcttagcacgaAGACTTGAAGCAGgaggaaactgctagcctagctccATCCAAAGCTCATTTTCAGCCTCAGTGATGATAAATACTTTAGTGCATCCATCTTTAAGTCCGTATGAgatattctttattctttatttggaTCCCCATCAGCTCACACAACGTGGTCGCTAGTattccttttgtttgtttgtctgtctgaaacCAAACCTCCAGCCACACTGTTGTCACGTcataaaactgatttatttCTAACAGTCTTGAAGTCACTGACAGAAAACATCAGAGaatgtatttagttttttattttggaagaCTTGTATGGACATTCAtgcttcccagaggatgaaccctgtTGAGTTTTCAGCTCCACCGTCTTCAAGCTTTCACttgttgacagttttttttttcaaacccaTGAAACCTGAAGACGGCAGCGTGGGAAAAAGGCTGAGAGCAGAAATGTTGCTtcacaaagaggaggaggaggatgagaggaggaggacgaggaggaggaggaggaggaggaggagggaaacacTGGGAGGATCATGTGACCGTTGTTTTACACTCTGCACGACTCAGTGGGGAGGAGAGGAGCGCTGCTGCTCCTACATGAAGCACATGAAGGttcacacagactgaaatacatgAGGAGCACCAGGacctggatctggatctggatcAGATGGATCAGATGGATCAGAGGACCAGCAGCAgcctccacctgtccaccacAGTCCGGGAGGGGATGGTGAAGTCTGGTAAGAACCAGAGGAGGACTGACTGATCCTGGATCCTCCTGAAGCTTTTTCTAAACTTACACTGATTCATTATTTTCCTGCTGGGTGTGTGCCGCACTATTCTGCGTGGAgttattgtgttgtgtttatggaTTTTGTGAGATATTTAGTTTCATTCTTCTAAAAATGATCCTTCCGCTCTGTTAATCAATGAGTTCTGTTTTCTGTCCAAATACTTTCATAATAACTGCAGAATATGAAACAAGTCATTTTAACTTGTTGTGTTTCACTGTTTTATAAGCTGTTtataatttgtgttattttctttttttgtttgtctgcatGTCAGAGTTTTATGTTGAATTGAATCTGTGTTTGGTGAATATGTAGAAATATGTAGAAGAAAAACTAGAATCTCCACCTTAAATAAGATTATTAATGCAAATCAagttgttttactgttattttggAACTGGAATAATTTATTTAGGAATAAATTAATTGTCAACATAGTTAGTAATAAATGAAGATGGAGATTATCTGCAGTTTTAAGAAGTCATATATGGTTCATATACCTCagaaactttattattattttatgataaTTGCATTTAAgaacatgatttattattttaggacTTGAAAGTAAAAGTGTTAATATAAGAGTGTAAAAATACACTACAAGTTAAtttcctgcattcaaaaactaCTACTACCTATTTAAAACAAACTACAGAAGTGATTTTATGTCAAGGTGGAGGTCATTTTAACTTGTCCTTGTGCCGTTGGGTAGTTTAATGTACAACAATGCCACATATTTTATGATCTTTTTATTGGTTTTGTGTGTCAATGTTACAATTAATAACCATAGCTATATctgtaaaagtacaatatttaaatgttattttttatagtagcatgaaatggaaatattcacGACTTGAGTAAtacttactttccaccactggcagTGGTATCAGGATATTTTGAgtttataatttacattttatgaataATTCAACTCTTGAGTCATGTGTTGGAGAGCAGCGTGGTGCTAACTGCTCATAAAACAGTGTGAAGTCGGTTATGGACGAGGGGAGCGTAGGATGAAGATGAAGTCACTGTTGGTAGAGAAATTGGATTTGAGTGGGAGTTTAGATCAACTTACTATGCTGAGATTGTTACGTAATAAACAAAATCTCTTCTCATCAGAAGAATTAAAGGAAAGTGGAGTCATGCAGACTTGGTGTTTTAGTTCTGGTTTGGTTCAacattctctggtgttttagaTCGGGTTCACACCTAAAGGTCCGGTTCCTGAACCGAACCAATACGAGGATGATACATCGTTTAAATTTTCCAACTGGTCCGGTTTGCGTTCACAAAGGCAAACCTCAAACGGTCCAGAAATTGTAAACAAAACTCACAAAGTGGAAAAGTCATTCAATAGAGACAAAAAGTCGCTCATAATTTTTAGCTGGACATCGTAGATCATGGAGCACCGTCAGGTTCTGTTCATGTCGGTGTTGATCTGGAGCGCATATCAGCAGACTTTAGTGGACCTGCATATGAACGTCTCGTAAGACAGCGGGTATTAAACAATGTATTAATGCAGGAAGAAACTCTGTCATCAGACGGTCTTTTCTGCAAAGCGTTGTGTACTTTGATGTACTGTTGACATTGTTGTTGAAATTGAAATAATGTATCATCTTTGCAGTGGTTAGATTAAGGAACTGGACCTTTAGGTGTGAACCCGGCCTTagtcctggtttggtccaatattctctggtgttttagtcctggtttggtccaatattctctggtgttttagtgctcgtttggtccaatattctctggtgttttagtcCTGTTTGATCCAATATTCTCCGGTGTTTTagtcctggtttggtccaatattctctggtgttttagtgctcgtttggtccaatattctccGGTGTTTTAGTCCTGGTTTGGTCAAATAGTGTCCGGTGTTTTagtcctggtttggtccaatattctctggtgttttagtcctggtttggtccaatattctccGGTGTTTTAGTCCTGGTTTGGTCAAATAGTGTCCGGTGTTTTAGTGCTGGTTTAATTCAATATTCCCTGGTGTTTTagtcctggtttggtccaatattctctggtgttttagtcctggtttggtccaatattctctggtgttttagtcctggtttggtccaatattctctggtgttttagtgctcgtttggtccaatattctccGGTGTTTTAGTCCTGGTTTGGTCAAATAGTGTCCGGTGTTTTAGTCCTGGTTTGGTCtaatattctctggtgttttagtcCTGGTTTGGTCAAATAGTGTCCGGTGTTTTAGTCCTGGTTTGGTCAAATAGTGTCCGGTGTTTTAGtgctggtttggtccaatattctctggtgttttagtcctgtttggtccaatattctctggtgttttagtcctggtttggtccaatattctctggtgttttagtcCTGTTTAGTCCAATATTCTCCCGTGTTTTAGTCCTGTTTTTGGTTCAATATTATCTGTAATTTAGTGCGGTTTCTCAAGCCAAAATTTACTCCGTTTTATTCTAACTGGTGCGGTTCATCCCCTGGTGCGGTTAGCTTGAAGAGTTGTGaatgcagtaatcgtactcGTACGTGCAGACAAAAATTATGTTAAAACTTTGTTAAAACTGGTTTAGTCCACTATTCTTTGGCATTTTATTCCTGGTTTGGTTCcatattctctggtgttttcgttctggtttggtccaatattttcTGGTATTTTAGTCCTGGTTTGAGCAAACAGAgctttttaactgtttttttaaatggtaaaGCAGGATTGTTTTTCTAGGAGCTGATCAATAGCTGCAAAGTTCAGACTAGTTTGTCTTTTGCAACACGTCACTATGTGACCTGAGTGTTTATGTAAGAGAAAGGCAGACTTCAACCTTCTGTTTGAGCAGTTATCACTTCtgtttgtgtgattaattgacAAATCTGTTTACaaaatctgtaaaatgtcaaaacaatcGCCAGTGACTGAAATGTTTATTCAGTCTGAACACAAAGAGAAATGGAAATATTTTGTAGATTTtggtttaatttaaatttaaacatgtaaatattttacattttctcagattttgttgcagtgactattattattatctgtgtTATTGTTGACCATAGAGTCCAACCAGAATGTTGAATCAAATTTAGAAATGTAAAGAACTGTTTTTAGTAGATTAGATATATAGCTTATCAAATCAGAAGCTGCAGGATGAGTTTCACCTTTACAGACGACACAACTCATCTCACGCTTTTTGGTTTAAGATGCTTTGAGCACTTTGCAGCAGCAGGTTTGATCTGATTTAGTAACTTCAGTATGATTCTTTTCTCAggatgaatgaattaatgagaAAATACATTATGTTCTGATATTACTGTGAAACATGATCACATTTCCTCCTGGCAGAGGTGGAGTCAGACAGTCTTCCTCTCACAGAGGTATCACAGCTTCTAGTTGTAACCAGATAACAGGCACTCACAGAGATGTCGATAAACTACAGAGAGGGTTTAGTTTGCACGTCCTGTCTCAGATCAATATGAAACCACAGAATATCTCAAAGTCCGTCCACACTTCCTGCATCGGTCCTCTGATTCAACTCTCCTGTTGAATCATCACAACTCTGAAACTCTGAGATTAAATCAAGTTAAAAGTCACAGACTGAGTCCAGATCAGCTGTAGGAGAGAAGACAACTTCAAGTCCCAGAAGGCATTGCTGTAAGATCATCCAATCAGAGACTTTCTCAAATCTCTGCTGTGCTACATTCACAGAGTGAAATGTCAGTGTTGTAAATGTGGAAatgtggaggagcagcagcagctcagtcgTAAAGCTCAACACAAAGATCAGAAATGTTTTTAGCCTCCAGGTTCATGAATATCTGTCAATTTGTGAGTTCCATGCTCATGCTTTGGTCACAATAATGGTGTTTCTTTtgatacttaaaggtgctaaatgcgagattgggagcatttctattgcttctGCAAGGCTCTCAACGTGGCGACGGCCGAGCcagagcatggatgtataaagagaactggatacagcgttggaggcggggccccagtcattcctatgagagttgctcattggcgcatgaagcctaaatggcctGACTTCCttcttggcggagtagcgtccgagatgattggcggagtagcgtccgctcggtcacatgacttggtcacggggtcccaaagTCACGCTGTTGTCagggcttgcgctccagcctcggtctgggtctcactcacatgaacggaggaagggaaataactctggatttggctattagtgcattttacaactttaaaaactattttttttaaataaaggctattagagtgttcgtactggggagttgattcacctcaaaataaattatctgctgagttacagacgtctctttcccaatgtaagtctatgggaaaaagtatttttgggcccaatgcgtcacgtgactgacacgggaagttgcagtactgccgtttggccactgcgaaagttgggatcgacgactgacgcacttcctgggggcttgagcCAGAGGCCCTcggctaacagtgctaacagcgctaacaatgaaaacagcattaacagtgctgacagagttaacagtgtttacctgaaggGGGAACCAGAGGATGGGTGCTGCGCTTCTGCGACAACTGCGCAATTTTCTCAAGTTGCAAGTTATCGGTTGCATGCTGCAGATTTGGTGAAACAGGCTGTGAAAGCGCATCGAAGAAGGTTTTCTTTCCACAgttgggagggagggggagaggggggTCCACGTCAACACGTTAACACGCCATCAATCTAGGACCTTTAAACCAGCCATCCTGCAACATCAGTGTCAGCCCTCACTGATGCTCTGGAGTCTGAACAAATCTGTGCACCAGCTTCAACATCTGGAGGaaagtgtgaaaccagaagagcGTAGGCTGTTCCAGCAGCTGTCCACATCCATGCAGCCGTGTGCCGCATCCAGtgctcatttcatttttgtgaaatatgaaGCAGCAGTGGACGTTGGTCTCTGGTTGCACTTGAGAAAGAGGTCATTGTGTGAAGTGAACTGTATGACATCTGATCTCTGTCTCCCAGAATATCTGAGGACTCGGATCAAATGCCTGTTAATCTGTCCTTTCTTCTGGCAGACAAACAGGGACgatggacagacagagacgGGAACACTATGATTCAgactaaagcctgaaaacatgGACGCCTgtgttcacaaacacacagcttccTTCTGAcaaacaacatgacaacaaatCCCTGCTAGCGTCCCCTACAGGCTGCAGTGTTTATTACATGAACACATATCCTGATGTTTTACTGCAGATGTAAGGTTTGTCCTGAGGGGCAAAGATCATCGACTCAATAAACGGTTCATCCTCTGCAGAGCAAATCAAGTAAAGTTAAATCAACTTTTAATCCATTTAATCTGAGCGTCCTTGTGATTGTGTCCTCAGCCTCAGCGTATGCAGACCTACAGCAGCACCGGTCTGGGGGCGTACACAGGAAACCGTCCCCGGTATCCAGCTACGTCCCGCAGCCTGACTATTTAGAGGGAGACGAAGACGACGACCTCATCAAACCCAAGAAACTGGTGAATCCTGTCAAAGCTTCAAAGAGTCACCAAGAGCTTCACCGAGAGCTGATGAGCAGCTGCAAACggtaccagtgtgtgtgtgtgcgtgtttgtttaCATATACATGTGAGGACGGTGCTGGGAAGTGGGGACATTTTAGAATGTGAGGACATTTATGGAAAATAAGGCCATTTTTGGGAAGTGGGGACATTAAGACAGTAAGAACATTTTTGAATAAATGAGGGCATTTCCGAGATGTACAACATTTCTGGAAGCGAGggcattttgaaaaatgagcaTAGTTGTTTAGGAATTGAGGAAGTCTTTGGACATTTGTGTAAACTGTGGTAATTTTTTGGAAAGTTTATTCTTGGAAAGTTAGGCTGCTATTCTTAACGTGAGgaccttttttaaaagaaatgctAGGACATTGTGGAATGTGAGGACATTTGTTTGGAAGTGAGGGCATACAGGAAGCGAGGACATTCAGAGAAGTGGGGacattttggaaagtgaggacattttggaatGGGAGAGCATATATTTAGAAATTGAGGatatattttggatttttggaCAGTGAGAGCATTTTAGGAAAATGAGGACCATTTTTGAGAGTATGACATTTTAGAAAACAAGGACATTTTAGAACATGAGGACATTTGTGGAAAGTTGGACAACTGAAACTGAGGTCATTCTTTTTTAGTGCCAGGACATTGTGGAATGTgaggacatactgtatgtttagaaATTGAGAGTATTTTTGGAGGAAGTAAAGGACTTTTTTTAGAAAGTGGGAACATTTATGGACAAACTCTCTGCCTCATACTGTCACTTAAGTTCACAGTTTTCTAAATCACAAGAGCATTAAATATATTCTCTTACTACCTGCTGCTGAGTCACTTTAAAGCTCTCAGCGAAGGAACAGATTATTGGTCCAGATTATTGAGGGTTGATGACTTTAATCTCTTGATGCATCGTCTGAAGAAAATATGTTGCAAGTACTTGAGTATCAGTACTTGCAGGGCATCTCTCTCTAGTCTGCCTGTCTTGCTAACCAAGAGCTGGGTGGTGTAGCGAACCCCAGCCAGACAATGGTGAAGCGTACTGATGTTTCAGaagccttttatttatgttcagcCGTTAGCCATATTTTGAACACAAATTCACCTTTTCTTCTTTAAACACCTTTCTTCAGAAAACACCGTAAGAGCTAAAGGacagacaaataaaatacaatgagCTCTtactaaaaatgtaaacattacaaACCTtatccatatactgtatttgccaTACATATTAGCATTAATCAAACCTTAAGCCTAATATGTGCACATGAAAAGCTAGAAAGCTAGCATTACAGCAATGTCCAtgaaaagctaatgttagcaagaCCGTCAGAATGACAACACAATTAAACACAGACGCTGTAAATGCGTTCATCTAAATCTCAAAATGTTACTGCATATAatcataaaacatattcaacacACAATACCTTGTTCCCGTACTGGCTAGGCGCTTAATTATCAGTTTATGATGACATAAAGCAGCGCAATTGCGCGCTTTCCCTCCTTCAGTAAATCTCCGTAGCAGTATCCTTCTTCCGCCAGGAGGTGgcgtcaaaataaaagtcacgtAATGTAAAAAggcgattttcaaaataaaagcttgcaAAAAGTAATTACCTTATAAACAGACCTTAATACACATTTAGGAGTCATTTACAGGTAGTGCATCTCTTGCTCTGTCTGTGTCTTGCTTGCCTGCTAGCCACTTCCAGGGCTGTGTTCTTTGACTTTGCGCCTGACAATAGTGAGAGTGAAATACAACAATTTATTCACTAACAAAGACCACGCCAATAATGGTATGGGTTTGGAATAGTCTATTACATATTGAAGATAGAGGGGAGCAATGATGATGTAGGAGGAATGGGTTAGGGAGGAGGATGAGGCTCGAGGAATGAGGGATGAAGGGTTGCGGCGGGGGGGATGAGGAAAAGGGGGGTcgtggaaggatggatggaggagagcGACGATGGACCCGTGTCAGCTCGAGATAGAGGAAACCGGGGGAGTCTAAACTTCTTGAGCTCTGATTTTCACAGAGCCTCCAATGGTTTCTGTAATCAaacgagagagaaagaagggtaagagaaaagaaaaaaggctgGGGGTAGAAAAGTGAGTCGAAAGGAAGTGAACGGATCAGGTGTGCTTAAATACTATTGCTGCGGAAATGGGATGTGTTTGTGGTGTGGCAGCTCAGAAAAGATAACCGCGCGTGAATATGCGTTCATATGCGTTCATATGCACGTGCACAGTGAAATGAAACTCCAGCAGCAACACATGAGAGTACCAGTCCAGACAATATATGGGCATGATGGCTCTCCTCATAGGCacacatcattttaaaacaagacaATGATTATCTGGTCTCTCAGTCAATGTTTAGTCACAACTCTGGACTAATTCAAGATGGAAAGCAATGGACTGACTATTGATGAAATATGGAATTTAAATGTTGATTAGCTTGGCATACTGGGCAGTACAcacagaaataggcattaacgtaacataatgtcaattcatatttga containing:
- the si:ch211-236d3.4 gene encoding protein FAM107B isoform X2, producing the protein MDQMDQRTSSSLHLSTTVREGMVKSASAYADLQQHRSGGVHRKPSPVSSYVPQPDYLEGDEDDDLIKPKKLVNPVKASKSHQELHRELMSSCKRGSGVSVEMKPELQRVLESRKRDQLIKQRKQEEEARRKISPLEAELLKRHQKLDELDKQQEKEQEENLKAPEFVKVKENLRRTSFTSKEEKEV